ATGATGGTCGTTAGTGGCATCACATTCCTCTTTTAACATTTCATTGGTATGATTGGTTGCAATTTCTTCAATTTGAATGGGACTTGAAACTGTCAAGTCATTTAGAACTGTAAAGATTTCACAATCTTCACCTATGGAGTGGCTTGTATTTACTTCAGAAATGCAAGATTCATTTTTATCGATAAAACTTAAACGTGAGGCTGCTTAATGCAAGTCATACTTTTTGCCAACTCGTTTAGGCATTTTTCTTTTGCGTCTTAATGGTAGCTCACAAAGTCTTGGCAAATTTGATTGAGACTTGTGCCAAATATCAGGCATATTTTCTGGACGTAATAAAGTCCCTTGTTCCGCTGGCAGACTATTTACTGAGTTTGTTTTAAGTTGGTAAAACCcatcaaataaattatcaacAGCTTTTTGACAGCTGCATAAACAAGTTAACTGTCTGATTTCATTTAAAAGCTCGCTACATTTTTCAGATGAGTGATGATTAATTTGTACTTCAGAATTTAGCTCAGTATAACCAAGGGCATTATTATCTTTCATGAACTGAACACTACTATCTCTTTGCACACTAGACTCGATTGCCAGATCTTGCAGTGGTGTTGCATGagttaaaagattattttgcaACAAAATGTTACTGGAATGAGTAAATTCTTGAGCTGAAGCAGCAAGTGCATTTTCCTCAGTAAACAAATCTAATGTGAAATAGGGTGAGTTAGCGTACGATGTACCAAATGCAGACCAAGAGAgattttctttaagaaaaatcCCAAAGAAATGTTTGCATGGATATGCAGAATTGAACCAACTAGGACAAGAACAAGTTGGCAAAATTACATTCTGTTTAAGAAGTAATACCTTGCAGGTTAACACCTTGTAACTTATCTATTAATCTCATGCAATGTTTGACTGAAGGCTTAGGACGATCAATTAAATATTCaggtatgtttttttgtattttttgtatgatGTAGGCGCCATTCTGTTTTTATCACAATAGCTAAATGtaacattaattattacaatgtgatataaaaaaatactttttctaaaataaataaactgttaTATATTGTAGGTAAGAATAAACATGTTTTAgacatttaattcaaattttgcTATTTGTAACTGTTGCAGTTTTTAGCGATATTACTTATTATCTAGCAGGGATAtgatatattcaaatttattttatccaatatacatattttttaaatttacccaGTTAcctttttagaacttttatttacatacaaaagtttacacttttctttattccactttgtttaaaattaaactgttaATCGACATGTAGGCAAATCTCTATGCGCTTAACCTTGTAAAATAAGGCCTGCTATTGCACTTTTATTCAATCATTTTTTAGTCTGTATGAACCCTGCACTATAATTCATAtagtttagtttataattaatGCACTATAAACTATAGTATATAATTAAtgcataatatttatagtataatgcataataatttatattattaatgcataataatagtataattaattaaaatagtttataattaatgCACTATAaaccatttttacaaaataaaaataacaaattctaTGCATATGCTTGAGTTGTAGTAGAGCTTAAAAATTACACAATAGCTAAGGtagaaatatttacaaatttttcagaaataattttcAGGATTATAGTCTGCAAAACGGTAGATTTGgcgtttttttatttggtagtttttattttgtaaggcAGTCGGCAATTCTTATGGATAAACCCCACATTTTATTCGTAGCATCTAATTTGTAGCCATTTTATTCGTAGCATCTAATTCGTAGCATTCATAGCCCTGTATGTAAAATGTAACTTAAATTCTAACTTTCTTAGCTGCTTTGTcactaaatatattatttattagcaTCAGCTAACCTGTCATATTTGTATATATCGTATAGCAAACTAACCTGTCATATAGCAACAACAAACTAACCTGTATCATATAGCAAACTAACCTGTCATATTTGTGAGAGAGGAATTCTTCAATGCAAATGGTTAGCATAGATGTTattgaagaattttttcttttttctaggAAACTGTATTTGAAAGATTGGTTCTGTCTTTCAATGCCATTGTTGGTATTAACACTCAACAAGAGACGATCTTGCCGGTAGGCAAACACCCAtctctgaaataaaaaattggttactagctattaaattgtttttttttcaataattaaaagaaaataaatgtatataatatcttaGTGATTATTACATAGTTAGTAAGATGCATTAAGCAATCTCTATAATGcagacaaaataattttaaaattctcaaTCAAATTAAAACTAACCTTTTGAATACACAACCaagtgtttttcaaatattctgaTAATTTTGGGTTACTTTTCCACTCGTGTAACTCTTCTAACTCATGAACCTCtttttggcaaatttttttggtttttgcatATGCTATAGCATGAGGTTTCTCCTTAACTCTATCTTTCACCAAGCAACATTCATTCACAGAATTAGAAAGCCACCGTTCCCAAGCTTGTTCACGATGAAAATCACAAATGTGTACCTGACGTCCTAGCAAATGAATCATTTAttaatcttcaaaattttaacattattatttccatcaaatatgaaataaaattggACATTCGATCTTTATTAGAATTTAAGTCATTATAATAATCACTGCtggtacatataaaaaaaaaggattagaaaaaattatacctGGGAAAACAGATTTAAGTGAATTTATTTCTTCGTTGCTGTAATCCGTAAAAAAATAAGGCGGTTGAAATGAGGGATTCCATTCTTTAATGCACATCATCGCTTCTGTAATTGCATCAGTTGTttcattttcacaaaaaaaaaatagcaacaatTTGATAACACAGGCCTGCAATGGTTTTCCTCTTTAAAATCTGAGTAacgttttttatagtttctgatGTGCTGATTACgagaaagataataaaaaaaatccatcACGTCAGGATTTTTTGATATGGAATATTTAagattttgctttaaaaagtttaagcgCCTACCTTTTGAAATGTCTAAAACGTTATCCATCACGTCAGGATTTTTTGATATGGAATATTTAAGACTttgctttaaaatgtttaagcGCCTACCTTTTGAAATGTCTAAAACGTTATTAGTTTACTTCAgctcaatttttatttcatataattaGTGTAAGGGAACATACAAATTAACGccaattagtaattttttaatgactacATAATAAGTATTAGTAATTCGCATTAAACATGTCAAAAACGGGTCATTTTGGCTTAATTTAGTAATGAGCTCATTATTACATAATGATTTGGTAATATTAACTAATTGTTGTGAATATTATTAGAAAAGGGTGCAATTAAGATAAACCAAAGGATTTTTGTATAAGTACCCGCACTGATTTAGAAATTTAACAGTATAAGTGCGCATCTTGcaacataaactttaaaatggCATCGCGAAGTTGTTTAAACTCTCCTAATTGTTTCTGTTATATTTGCGGGAAATTTATGGTGATAAAACAACGAAACAGTATTACagactttgtaaaaaatatttataaaagttattttggaCTCGTTTTAAGTAACTAAGACAAAACTTGGGCACCTCATAAAATTTGTACGACTTGTTTATTAGAACTTCGCAAGTGGTCAAAAGGACAGAAAAATAGCTTCAAAATCGTTTCGCCTGTGCTATGGAGAGAGCCTAACGACCATGTTAAAGATTGCTACTTTTGTTGTTGTGACATAACTggataaaattcaaaaaataaaagggACATAAACTATCCAAACGTGTCATCAGTTACGCCTGCATTATTTGGCGATTCAAAAATGGTGCAGCCCCCGGTTCCAGTTCTACAAATTGAAAATTCTGACTGTGATATAGAGGAAGAGGATGTACACCAATCTGATCCTGAATTTCATGGAGATTCTGACGCTTGTCAGCTCTTTTTACAGTCACATTTAAACGACTTGACAAGAGATTTGAATCTTCCCAAAGATGCAGCGTAACTCCTCGGATCATgattaaaagaaagaaatatgcTGGCACCTGGTACTTCATTCTCATGGTACCGTCACAGATAAAATGATTTTCTTCCATTCTTCGCTGAAGATGAAGATTTAGTGTTCTGTAAAGATATTCCAGGCTTGACGAAAATGTACGACATTGAATATGATCCTAACGAGTGGAGATTGTTTATTGACTCCTCAAAAAGAAGTTTGAAAGCAGTTCTTCTGCATAATGGGAATACATATGCCTCGTTACCTGTTGCACATTCTGTCCATTTAAAGGAATGttatgaaaatttgaaaaagcttttgacTAATATAGCTTATGAGCAACACGGTTGGATGTTGTGTGGAGATTTGAAAATCATAAGCATGCTACTAGGCCAACAAGGTGGTTATTCAAAATATCCGTGCTTTCTTTGCGAGTGGGATATCCGGGATAAACAACATCATTGAACCAAAAAGGAATAGACTCCAAGAACTGAACTAACCCCAGGATTCAAAAACGTACTTAAACAGAGTTTGGTTCCCAGAGAAAAAGTTTTACTGCCACCATTGCACATCAAATCGGGTATAATGAAGCAATTTGTGAAGGCTTTAAGTGAAGAGGGGGAAGGCTTCAAATATCTGCATTCAGTTTTTCTATCTTTATCAGAAGCTAAGATAAAAGAAGGAATTTTCGTCGGCCCTGATATTAGGAAATTAATGTCGGATGAAAAGTTTGATGAAAAACTTAACGATATCAAGTTGCAAGCATGGCAGTCATTTAAGGAAGTGGTGACAAAATTTTCGGGGAACAATAAAAGCTCCGACTATAAAGAAATAGTGGCCAAAATGATTTCCAATTTGGGTGTAATGGGTTGTAATATGAGCATTAAACTTCATTTCTTAAATTCTCATATTGATTACTTCCCAGAAAATCTAGGAGCCGTTAGCGAAGAACAAGGCGAAAGATTTCACCAAGATTTGAAAGACCTTGAAGTCCGGTTTCAAGGAAGATGGAATACCAACATGATAGCGGGCTATTGTTGGTTATTGAAGCGCGACGATCCAAACCGGAAATTTAAGCGAAAATCGCACAACCGAAGCTTCCAGGAGAAAAGGACCAGGTTCCACAAATGAAATTGAAATGTTATTTAGACTAGTGTtaagttgttattatattttagtagttttttaagttaaaaataatgttctgtgttaaatatatattttttttatgtgaaatcttctgtttttttgctattttctatctgtgacttttttgaaaaatctggAGGTGATAGAGAAAAACTAAGTACATATTCGTAATCAGCGCACCAAAATACCCTAGAATCAGCTATCAAATTCCAGAGAGGAAGTTATGACTCTCATTTTGCAGGCCTCTGTAATCAACGttcgttttaacaacaataaaaaaaagaggaagAGCATATCGAGTTGTACGATATGTTGCATCCAGAAAGGCAAGCTCGTTCCCATATCGAGACAATAGAGAGCTTACGATATGAGAACGGCAACAGCAACGAAGACTTCAAAGGTCTGGGACGAGCGGTTGTATCTTTATGTTGccgttttgaaataaaataacttgcGACTTTCCGttacaaaaaatcaacattGTTTTACggaaaatttctaaattaaaaatggctCCTTTAAGAAATGTTAGAAATAACTTATTACTTGCATTAGAGTCAAATATAATAGATAGCGAGGAATTCTTATTACTGTACAATTTAAATGTCTCTAAGAATCCTGATTTACCTTTTTGGAGTTATAGGCAGTTTTGTTTAGAAAGCATGTCCGACGACGAATGCAAAAGCgaatttagatttattaaggAGTGATATATATCGTTTAGTCAACGTACTTCAACTACCTTAAGAGTTTGTATGTTATAACGGATTGAAAGTTACTGCAATAGAGGcactgcatttttttaaaacggttTTCATACCCTTGTAGATTGCTAGACATGATACCTCGTTTTGGACGACCTGTTCCACAGTTAAGCATGATTTCAAATCAAGTTATGAACTTTCTTTATGATCGCTGGATTCATCTACTTACAACATTTAATCAAAACTGGCTTTCTCCAAATAACCTTGAGATTTTTGCTGATGCTATCCATCGCAAAGGGGCTCCTCTCGCAAACTGCTGGGGATTTATAGATGGCACTGTTAGGCCAATAACTAGACCTGGAAAAAACCAAAGAGTATTATACAATGGACATAAAAAGATACATAGTCTAAAATTTCAATCTTTTGTTGCTCCAAATGGACTTATAACTAACTTATTTGGACCAGTTGAAGGAAAAAAACATGACAGTGGTATGTTAGCGGattctaatttattaaacttattaggACAACACTCATTTGATACTGCAGGTAACCCTTTATGTATTTATGGTGATCCTGCATATCCTCTTAGGGTGCATTTACAAACAGGATTTAAAGGTGGAGTGTTAACCCCACAACAGaaaatttggaacaaaaaaaTGAGTGAAGTCAGAGTATCAGTTGAATGGTTGTTTGgagatattttgaattattttaaatttttagattttagaaaaaacttaaaaattggtCTAAATGCTGTGGGGAAAATGTACATAGTTTGCGCTTTACTAAATAATGGTCGAAGTTGTTTATATGGTTCACAGACAtctaattattttgatattattccaCCTACCCTTGAAGAatactttgtataaaaataaaactacaataatatacaaataaatgtcATTTATTTCCTGgaaagttgttttattatttcaacCATTGACGCTTGCTGCTGCGATTGTTGTTGCACCATTTCCTGCATCATTGTTTGTTGCTGTTGAAACAGCTTCAACATATCACAATGATTCTGAAGactttgcttttttaattcaagCTCTTCCTTTTTAATAACCGCATCTCTTTCTCCTTTCTCTCGTAACTATATAATAGTTTCTGAACCATTATTTCTTGTACGCTTGGATGCTTTTCCTTTGTTTCTTTCATTAGTTTCAGATAAAGTTTCCATACTACGCTTTCGCATTTCTGCAGCTTTACTGTGATCGtcaacttcttttaattttttggcatCACTTTGCGATGTGTGTGCTTCATCTGCTTCTTTGAATCTATCGATTATATCTGCAACAGCTATATCAACCTCTGATTCTATGACATCAATTCCAGATGCCTTTTCTTCATctctggttttttttttatggttttcaattaaaacatttaaacgaTCTCTTACAGCTCGTgacttaactttaaaaaatggttgACTTGTAGAATTAAGAACACTCGCAATCTTTTCCCAACTTTTCCCTCTTTCTATGGACCCTTTTTTGAACTGGTTTGGTTCATGTAACAAAATTTCACGAAGAAAAAACACATCATGATCCCCTGTCCATCTCATTGaactaagaaacaaaaaacttagtaaacttgaattttttggCAGCAAAATATATACagtaactaataataaaatgataagttaacagaataaaaaacaataagaacACAATTATCAACAACCCATATGAACATTACATAATATAagaacatgtatatatatatatatatatatatatatatatatatatatatatatatatatatatatatatatatatatatataatatatgtataatataatgtatatgtagatatatatatatatatatatatatatatatatatatatatatatacatatacatataatatatgtataatatcatgtatatatacatatatatatatatgtatatatatatatatatatatatatatatatatatatatataaataatatatgtataaaataatttatatgtatatatatatacatatatatatatatacatatatatatatatatatttatatatatttatatatatatatctttataaattttatgtatacTTCATAAATTCAATGCAgtaattttaaacttactttggtGCACTTTTTGAACAAGAACTGTTTTCATCCATTTTGGAGCCGTTTTCAGACAACGCGAGTTTAAATGTTTGGACGTTgtggaaaaagttttaaaacggCACACCAGGGAATCCCATCCAGGACGCATGCGTACggataaatatttaacataaattgtCGTGGTTGCCGTTGCAGTTCTCGTATCGTAAGCTCTCTAATAACCTTTGTTGCCATGCATCTTGatacacaaacaaaaaagaatctTTAAGATATAAAACATTGCTTTCTGAATTTCATTCTCCTTTAGGCCCAAACATTATCTTTGCATCTGGAAAGTAAAGCCTCCATTCATTAATCTTATCGCGCAGACATATAATAATGTCAATAAACGAGATAGAAAATGTAGCCAAAATTAggttaaaacatattttaaacaaaaataacaagttCAAAATTGTTTCATTGAAACGATAGGTATAAAAGCATTGAAACAATAGATATAAAAGTATCACTTACTTATCATTAATAAGGTGGTTTTTGAACGGAAATGCCAGGTaacaaaagaatatattttttta
This genomic interval from Hydra vulgaris chromosome 01, alternate assembly HydraT2T_AEP contains the following:
- the LOC136074656 gene encoding uncharacterized protein LOC136074656, which codes for MDENSSCSKSAPNSMRWTGDHDVFFLREILLHEPNQFKKGSIERGKSWEKIASVLNSTSQPFFKVKSRAVRDRLNVLIENHKKKTRDEEKASGIDVIESEVDIAVADIIDRFKEADEAHTSQSDAKKLKEVDDHSKAAEMRKRSMETLSETNERNKGKASKRTRNNGSETII
- the LOC136074655 gene encoding uncharacterized protein LOC136074655, which gives rise to MIRGVTLHLWEDSNLLSSRLNVTVKRADKRQNLHEIQDQIGVHPLPLYHRRQVHICDFHREQAWERWLSNSVNECCLVKDRVKEKPHAIAYAKTKKICQKEVHELEELHEWKSNPKLSEYLKNTWLCIQKRWVFAYRQDRLLLSVNTNNGIERQNQSFKYSFLEKRKNSSITSMLTICIEEFLSHKYDSYCDKNRMAPTSYKKYKKTYLNI